In a single window of the Sediminicoccus sp. KRV36 genome:
- a CDS encoding cupin domain-containing protein, which yields MSRLTVWDAATKAEILRTEDATEIATTLAGVGVRFERWPVAPLPKGAAPEAVLAAYKPHLDAFLAETAAGTADVIQLTPDHPMKGALREKFLKEHIHTEDEVRFFHEGAGNFVLHLNGRVYDAHCTQGDLISVPANTQHWFDSGDAPDFTVLRVFTETTGWTPHYTGTDMAERFPVVVG from the coding sequence ATGAGCCGTTTGACCGTCTGGGATGCCGCGACCAAGGCGGAGATTCTCCGCACCGAGGACGCCACCGAAATCGCCACCACCCTGGCCGGTGTCGGCGTGCGCTTCGAGCGCTGGCCGGTGGCCCCGCTGCCCAAGGGGGCCGCGCCCGAAGCGGTGCTCGCCGCCTATAAGCCGCATCTGGATGCCTTCCTGGCCGAGACCGCGGCCGGCACCGCCGATGTGATCCAACTCACGCCGGACCACCCGATGAAGGGCGCCTTGCGGGAGAAATTCCTCAAGGAACACATCCACACCGAGGATGAAGTCCGCTTCTTCCATGAGGGGGCGGGCAATTTCGTGCTGCACCTGAATGGCCGCGTCTATGACGCGCATTGCACCCAGGGCGATCTGATCAGCGTGCCGGCGAATACGCAGCATTGGTTCGACAGTGGCGATGCGCCGGATTTCACCGTGCTGCGCGTCTTCACCGAAACCACCGGCTGGACGCCGCACTATACCGGCACCGACATGGCGGAGCGCTTTCCGGTCGTGGTCGGCTAG
- a CDS encoding TerC family protein, translating into MEFLLLEWVGKPIWMWGGFLAIVIALLAFDLGVLNKTDKEMGIRESLVLSAFYIGFAILYGILIWWAYSAGHITTSDGTHAGVTYFTGFFIEKALSIDNVFVISLIFGYFAIPRKYQYRALVWGIIAVIILRGIMIAVGAALVQEYSWILFIFGAFLIGTGIKMLMVPETEPDISKNPVVRFMKRHMRVSDKLHDQKFFVREPDEKTGKLALTATPLFLALIIINIADLIFAVDSVPAIFAITTDTFIVYTANIMAILGLRALYFALAAMVHRFEYLKYALAMVLVFIGVKIFWNQIFGKLDPAFSLGVTGALIAGGIIFSLYKTRDQAAARH; encoded by the coding sequence ATGGAATTCCTGTTGCTCGAATGGGTCGGCAAGCCGATCTGGATGTGGGGTGGCTTCCTGGCCATCGTCATCGCGTTGCTCGCCTTCGACCTTGGCGTACTGAACAAGACCGACAAGGAAATGGGCATCCGGGAAAGCCTCGTGCTCTCGGCCTTCTATATCGGCTTTGCCATCCTCTACGGCATTCTCATCTGGTGGGCCTATTCGGCCGGCCACATCACGACGAGCGACGGCACGCATGCCGGCGTCACCTACTTCACGGGCTTCTTCATCGAGAAGGCGCTCTCGATCGACAACGTCTTCGTGATCAGCCTGATCTTCGGCTACTTCGCCATTCCGCGGAAATACCAGTACCGCGCGCTGGTCTGGGGCATCATCGCCGTCATCATCCTGCGTGGCATCATGATCGCGGTGGGGGCGGCGCTGGTGCAGGAATATTCCTGGATCCTCTTCATCTTCGGCGCCTTCCTGATCGGCACCGGCATCAAGATGCTGATGGTGCCGGAAACGGAGCCGGACATCTCGAAGAACCCCGTGGTGCGCTTCATGAAGCGGCACATGCGCGTCTCCGACAAGCTGCACGACCAGAAGTTCTTCGTGCGCGAGCCGGATGAGAAGACCGGCAAGCTGGCGCTGACGGCGACGCCGCTGTTCCTCGCGCTGATCATCATCAACATCGCCGACCTGATCTTCGCGGTGGACAGCGTGCCGGCGATCTTCGCCATCACGACGGACACCTTCATCGTCTACACGGCGAACATCATGGCCATCCTCGGCCTGCGCGCCCTCTATTTCGCGCTGGCGGCGATGGTGCATCGCTTCGAATACCTGAAATACGCGCTGGCGATGGTGCTGGTCTTCATCGGCGTGAAGATTTTCTGGAACCAGATCTTCGGCAAGCTGGACCCGGCCTTCTCACTCGGCGTCACCGGCGCGCTGATCGCGGGCGGGATCATCTTCTCGCTCTACAAGACGCGCGATCAGGCTGCCGCGCGGCACTGA
- a CDS encoding methylthioribulose 1-phosphate dehydratase codes for MDVVIENGVIPAEATEAIRAAGRRMDACGWVPATAGNISLRLADGRIAITRSGFHKGFIPEDGVMAVDLDGRPEKSNLRPSAETGLHCGIYRRFPAAGAALHGHSVPATVLSRLAGTHIALAGYELLKAFPGLPTHEAAIRLPVLDNDQDIGRLQARVTQLWDAEPAHPPGYLIRGHGVYVWAEDMPGALLRLEALEFMLACELETRRMPR; via the coding sequence ATGGACGTTGTGATCGAGAACGGCGTGATTCCAGCCGAAGCCACCGAGGCGATCCGCGCCGCAGGGCGCCGGATGGATGCTTGCGGCTGGGTTCCGGCCACGGCCGGAAATATCTCGCTGCGGCTGGCTGATGGCCGCATCGCCATCACGCGCTCCGGATTTCACAAAGGCTTCATCCCGGAAGATGGCGTGATGGCCGTGGACCTGGATGGCCGGCCAGAAAAAAGCAATCTCCGCCCCTCGGCCGAGACGGGGCTGCATTGCGGCATTTATCGCCGCTTCCCGGCGGCGGGTGCGGCGCTGCATGGCCATTCCGTGCCCGCCACCGTGCTGTCACGGCTGGCTGGCACGCATATCGCACTTGCCGGCTATGAGTTGTTGAAGGCCTTTCCCGGCCTGCCGACGCACGAGGCGGCGATTCGCCTGCCCGTGCTCGATAATGACCAGGATATTGGCCGCCTTCAGGCACGGGTGACACAGCTTTGGGATGCCGAGCCGGCCCACCCGCCGGGCTACTTGATCCGTGGCCACGGCGTCTATGTATGGGCCGAGGATATGCCAGGCGCGCTGCTGCGCCTGGAGGCGCTGGAATTCATGCTCGCCTGCGAGCTGGAAACACGGAGGATGCCGCGATGA
- a CDS encoding tripartite tricarboxylate transporter substrate binding protein, producing MKKLPRRALVALPSLALAAPALAQATWPDRPVRIIVSFPGGSTPDIAARAAAAHFQQAFGHPFVIDNRAGGGGTIGAEATARATDGHTLGVTIGGPGSIAKILNPALGYDPVTDLQPVSLLARMPLVLAVNPNVPVRNVAELVAYARANPGRLNYGSVGAGSTGHMLVAEMAARHGLEMTHIPFRSVPQSVTEIVAGRIELMAAAAGAVLAQARAGQVRALAISGDARMAQLPDVPLLTEAGEPGAGIYAWIGLFAPPGMPAERVARLAQEAGRALSNPETGRTLEAAGFEPLGTPPALLGALIQSEVAHWGPIIRRLNIRPES from the coding sequence ATGAAGAAACTCCCGCGCCGCGCCCTTGTGGCGTTGCCCAGCCTTGCCCTCGCCGCGCCGGCCCTGGCCCAGGCCACCTGGCCCGACCGGCCGGTGCGGATCATCGTGAGTTTCCCGGGCGGCTCCACCCCGGATATCGCGGCGCGCGCCGCCGCCGCGCATTTCCAGCAGGCCTTTGGCCACCCCTTCGTGATCGACAACCGCGCCGGCGGCGGCGGCACCATCGGCGCCGAAGCCACGGCGCGCGCGACGGACGGGCACACGCTGGGGGTGACGATCGGCGGCCCCGGCTCCATCGCGAAGATCCTCAACCCGGCGCTGGGCTATGATCCGGTGACGGATCTGCAGCCTGTCTCGCTGCTGGCGCGCATGCCCCTGGTGCTGGCGGTGAACCCCAATGTGCCGGTGCGCAACGTGGCCGAGCTGGTGGCCTATGCCCGCGCGAATCCGGGCCGGCTCAATTACGGCTCGGTCGGTGCCGGCAGCACCGGCCACATGCTGGTGGCCGAGATGGCGGCGCGGCACGGGCTGGAGATGACGCATATCCCCTTCCGCTCGGTGCCGCAGAGCGTCACGGAAATCGTCGCGGGGCGGATCGAGCTGATGGCCGCGGCGGCGGGCGCCGTGCTGGCGCAGGCCCGGGCCGGCCAGGTGCGGGCCCTGGCCATCTCCGGCGATGCGCGCATGGCGCAATTGCCGGATGTGCCGCTGCTGACCGAGGCCGGTGAGCCGGGTGCCGGCATCTATGCCTGGATCGGCCTTTTCGCGCCCCCCGGCATGCCGGCCGAACGCGTCGCCCGGCTCGCGCAGGAGGCAGGGCGGGCGCTGTCCAACCCCGAGACGGGGCGCACGCTGGAAGCCGCCGGCTTCGAACCGCTCGGTACGCCGCCCGCCCTGCTCGGGGCGCTGATCCAGTCCGAGGTGGCCCATTGGGGGCCGATCATCCGGCGGCTGAATATTCGCCCCGAGAGCTGA
- a CDS encoding twin-arginine translocase TatA/TatE family subunit, with protein sequence MGSFSIWHWMVVLVVVLLLFGSGKISGLMGDVAKGIKSFKANIKEDEKPGDASMAAESAPPAGTIAGPQAAASTAQPAATPASGRPAA encoded by the coding sequence ATGGGTTCTTTCAGCATTTGGCATTGGATGGTCGTTCTGGTCGTGGTCCTGCTGCTGTTCGGCAGCGGCAAGATCAGCGGCCTGATGGGTGACGTCGCGAAGGGCATCAAGTCCTTCAAGGCGAACATCAAGGAAGACGAAAAGCCGGGCGACGCCTCGATGGCGGCGGAATCGGCCCCGCCGGCTGGCACGATTGCCGGCCCGCAGGCCGCGGCCAGCACGGCCCAGCCCGCCGCGACGCCGGCCTCCGGCCGTCCCGCCGCCTGA